From a region of the Acinetobacter calcoaceticus genome:
- a CDS encoding acyl-CoA dehydrogenase family protein, giving the protein MQFTEEQLLIRDMAKSFAQEQIKPNASDWDREGTFPKETLAQMGQLGFMGMLVSEQWGGSDTGNLAYVLALEEVAAADGATSTIMSVHNSVGCVPILKFGTDEQKERFLKPLAQGEMIGAFALTEPHTGSDAAALKTRAVKDGDDYILNGAKQFITSGNNAGVIIVFAVTDPSAGKKGISAFLVPRDTPGYEVIRVEEKLGLHASDTCQIALTDVRIHKSLILGKEGEGLKIALANLEGGRIGIAAQAVGLARAALEEATHYAKERITFGKPIFEHQAIAFRLASMATEIEAARQLVHYAARLKEAGQPCLNEASMAKLFASEMTERVCSSALQVFGGYGYLKDFPIERIYRDARICQIYEGTSDIQRLVIARSL; this is encoded by the coding sequence ATGCAATTTACCGAAGAACAATTACTCATTCGTGACATGGCGAAAAGTTTCGCCCAAGAACAAATCAAACCCAATGCCAGTGATTGGGACCGAGAAGGAACCTTCCCGAAAGAAACCTTGGCTCAAATGGGGCAACTTGGTTTTATGGGGATGCTTGTTTCAGAGCAATGGGGCGGTTCAGACACGGGCAATTTAGCCTATGTATTGGCACTTGAAGAAGTTGCCGCAGCAGATGGCGCAACCTCGACTATTATGAGCGTACATAACTCAGTTGGCTGTGTACCTATTTTAAAATTTGGTACTGACGAGCAAAAAGAGCGGTTTTTAAAACCTTTGGCACAAGGTGAGATGATCGGCGCTTTTGCCTTAACTGAACCACATACTGGCTCTGATGCAGCAGCTCTTAAAACCCGTGCGGTTAAAGATGGCGATGATTACATTTTAAATGGAGCGAAGCAGTTTATTACCTCTGGCAATAATGCGGGCGTGATTATTGTGTTTGCAGTAACCGATCCGAGTGCAGGTAAAAAGGGGATTAGTGCATTTTTAGTCCCACGCGATACACCGGGTTATGAAGTGATTCGTGTTGAAGAAAAACTAGGCCTACATGCTTCAGATACCTGCCAGATTGCACTGACAGATGTGCGCATTCATAAAAGCTTAATACTGGGCAAAGAAGGTGAAGGTTTAAAAATTGCACTTGCCAATTTAGAAGGTGGTCGTATTGGTATTGCAGCGCAAGCGGTAGGTTTGGCACGTGCTGCGCTGGAAGAAGCGACGCACTATGCCAAAGAGCGTATCACTTTTGGCAAACCAATTTTTGAGCACCAAGCAATTGCATTTCGCCTTGCTAGTATGGCAACCGAAATTGAAGCAGCCCGACAACTGGTTCACTACGCTGCACGTTTAAAAGAAGCAGGTCAACCGTGTCTAAATGAAGCCTCAATGGCCAAGTTATTTGCTTCAGAAATGACTGAACGTGTGTGTTCGAGCGCCTTACAAGTGTTTGGCGGCTATGGCTATCTCAAAGACTTCCCGATTGAACGTATCTATCGTGATGCCCGCATTTGTCAAATTTATGAAGGCACGAGTGATATTCAGCGTTTAGTGATTGCACGTAGTCTATAA
- a CDS encoding AMP-binding protein, translating to MDYQNAVQAFDLESTAKQMLSGSLDALNACYECCDRHADGDKIALYWQGKDGRKEQYTFRELKEWSSQFANFLKSQGVKAGDRISGLLPRTPELLVTIFAAWRIGAVYQPLFTAFGPKAIEHRIQLAQSKLVVTDVGNRSKLDEIEKCPPIVTVADVQGTPLKADDFNFWNEVKQQSDQCELVMRNIQDPFLLMFTSGTTGPAKPLEVPLKALIAFGRYMQDAIGLTEEDSFWNIADPGWAYGLYYAITGPLFLGHATLFYEGGFSTDSLCQIVTDYKITNLAGAPTAYRMMMAADPAQMAPLKGLFRVVSSAGEPLNPEVIRWFKQVLDAPIYDHYGQTEVGMVVCNHHGLKHEIRAGAAGFPSPGYRVAIVNEQGEELPEDTPGILAVDISQSPMMWFGGYKESRKSPFVGHYYLTGDTAELHADGSMSFVGRSDDVITTSGYRIGPFDVESALLEHDAVVEAAVIGVPDPDRTEVVKAFVILASGVQPSDTLAEELSQFVKKRLSAHAYPRLVEFLSELPKTPSGKIQRFLLRNQEIAKQQAKAG from the coding sequence ATGGATTATCAAAATGCTGTGCAAGCTTTCGATTTGGAAAGTACCGCAAAACAAATGCTATCAGGCTCACTCGATGCATTAAATGCCTGTTATGAATGCTGTGATAGACACGCAGATGGCGACAAAATTGCGCTGTATTGGCAAGGAAAAGACGGCCGAAAAGAGCAATATACCTTCCGTGAATTAAAAGAGTGGTCGAGTCAGTTTGCTAACTTCTTAAAATCACAAGGTGTGAAAGCAGGTGACCGTATTTCAGGTTTATTACCAAGAACACCAGAATTGCTTGTGACTATTTTTGCGGCTTGGCGAATTGGTGCTGTTTACCAACCATTATTTACTGCGTTTGGCCCAAAGGCAATTGAGCATCGTATTCAGCTTGCACAAAGCAAGTTGGTGGTGACCGATGTAGGTAACCGCAGCAAGCTCGATGAAATTGAGAAATGTCCTCCAATTGTGACGGTTGCCGATGTACAAGGTACTCCGCTCAAAGCAGATGATTTTAATTTCTGGAATGAAGTGAAGCAGCAGTCCGATCAATGCGAATTGGTCATGCGTAACATTCAAGATCCTTTTTTACTGATGTTTACTTCAGGGACTACAGGGCCAGCGAAACCATTGGAAGTGCCATTAAAAGCACTGATTGCCTTTGGTCGATATATGCAAGATGCCATTGGTTTAACCGAAGAAGACTCTTTTTGGAATATTGCAGATCCGGGTTGGGCTTATGGTCTGTACTATGCGATTACTGGGCCGTTATTCTTGGGTCATGCCACTTTATTTTATGAAGGTGGTTTTAGCACAGATAGTCTATGCCAAATTGTGACAGACTATAAAATTACCAATTTGGCAGGGGCGCCGACTGCTTACCGTATGATGATGGCGGCTGATCCAGCACAAATGGCGCCGTTAAAAGGACTATTCCGTGTTGTTAGCAGTGCAGGTGAGCCGCTTAACCCAGAAGTAATTCGTTGGTTTAAACAAGTCCTTGATGCTCCGATTTATGACCATTACGGACAAACCGAAGTGGGCATGGTGGTGTGTAATCATCATGGTTTAAAACATGAAATACGTGCAGGTGCGGCAGGTTTCCCAAGTCCGGGCTATCGCGTTGCCATTGTTAATGAACAAGGTGAAGAGCTTCCAGAAGATACACCGGGAATTTTAGCGGTCGATATTAGCCAGTCTCCGATGATGTGGTTTGGTGGCTATAAAGAAAGCCGAAAATCACCTTTTGTGGGTCATTACTACCTAACGGGAGACACTGCCGAATTACATGCCGATGGCAGCATGAGCTTTGTTGGGCGCAGTGATGATGTAATCACCACATCAGGTTACCGTATTGGGCCTTTCGATGTAGAAAGTGCCTTACTCGAACATGATGCTGTGGTTGAAGCAGCGGTGATTGGAGTGCCTGACCCAGACCGTACCGAAGTCGTTAAGGCTTTTGTGATTTTAGCTTCGGGCGTTCAACCCTCAGATACACTTGCGGAAGAACTCAGCCAATTTGTAAAAAAACGACTTTCTGCACATGCCTACCCACGTTTAGTTGAATTTTTGAGTGAATTACCTAAAACTCCAAGTGGTAAAATTCAGCGCTTTTTACTGCGTAATCAGGAAATTGCTAAACAACAAGCTAAAGCAGGGTAA
- a CDS encoding enoyl-CoA hydratase, giving the protein MQWQSILLEKRNGVGLITLNRPQALNALNSELISEINQALDQLEKDREIGCMVLAGSEKAFAAGADIKEMADLTFPDIYFDDFFHLADRIAQRRKPLIAAVSGYALGGGCELALMCDFIYCADNAKFGLPEVTLGVIPGIGGTQRLTHAIGKAKAMEMCFTARQMGAVEAEQSGLVARVFSKEELLEQTLQAAEKIAARSLTANMMLKETINRAYEVNLTEGLRFERRMFHSIFATSDQKEGMQAFVEKRQPNFKNQ; this is encoded by the coding sequence ATGCAGTGGCAAAGTATTTTATTAGAAAAGCGTAATGGAGTTGGACTGATTACATTAAATCGCCCTCAAGCGCTCAATGCTTTAAACAGCGAATTAATTAGTGAAATTAATCAGGCATTAGATCAGCTCGAAAAAGATCGTGAAATTGGTTGTATGGTGTTGGCAGGCTCTGAAAAAGCTTTTGCCGCTGGGGCCGATATTAAAGAAATGGCAGATCTTACATTTCCAGATATTTATTTTGATGATTTTTTTCATCTTGCAGACCGTATTGCCCAGCGCCGTAAACCTCTAATTGCAGCAGTCAGTGGCTATGCGTTGGGTGGTGGTTGTGAGTTAGCACTCATGTGTGACTTTATCTATTGTGCCGATAACGCCAAGTTTGGCTTACCCGAAGTTACTTTAGGTGTAATTCCGGGTATTGGTGGTACACAACGCTTAACTCATGCGATTGGTAAAGCCAAAGCAATGGAAATGTGCTTTACCGCTCGTCAAATGGGTGCAGTTGAAGCAGAGCAAAGTGGTTTGGTTGCACGCGTTTTTAGCAAAGAAGAGTTACTTGAACAAACCCTACAAGCAGCAGAAAAAATTGCAGCACGATCTTTAACTGCAAACATGATGCTCAAAGAAACCATTAACCGAGCTTATGAAGTGAATCTAACCGAAGGTTTACGCTTTGAGCGACGTATGTTCCATTCAATTTTTGCGACATCTGACCAAAAAGAAGGAATGCAGGCTTTCGTTGAAAAACGCCAGCCAAATTTTAAAAATCAATAA